The following are encoded together in the Lactuca sativa cultivar Salinas chromosome 1, Lsat_Salinas_v11, whole genome shotgun sequence genome:
- the LOC111910745 gene encoding uncharacterized protein LOC111910745 codes for MTQEAEDKEKIEKAFMAQVKIDHKVWSSGDDDEDNDNKRKRGKLCLVAKEKTEEMKKNYCFMEKGRTINIIKQAMCEEDHETEWLIDSSCSLHMTGRSQYLCDFKADTNGGHVTFGNDANGTIQGYRLLTNENFSIQRVAYIEGLKRNLISVGQLCKTGHHAEFDDEYNCMMTKDR; via the exons atgacTCAAGAGGCTGAAGACAAGGAAAAGATTGAGAAAGCCTTTATGGCACAAGTAAAAATAGATCACAAAGTTTGGTCCTCGGGAGATGatgatgaagacaatgacaacaAAAGGAAAAGAGGCAAACTATGTCTGGTTGCAAAGGAGAAGACTGAAGAGATGAAGAAAAACTACTGCTTCATGGAAAAGGGAAGAACCATCAACATTATTAAACAA GCAATGTGCGAGGAGGATCACGAAACAGAATGGTTGATAGATAGCtcttgctccttgcacatgacaggAAGGTCACAATACCTTTGTGACTTTAAGGCAGACACAAATGGTGGTCACGTAACTTTTGGAAATGATGCAAATGGAACCATTCAAGGATATCGCCTCCTAACAAATGAAAACTTCTCAATTCAAAGAGTTGCCTATATTGAAGGGTTAAAAcgcaatctcatcagtgttgggcAACTCTGTAAAACTGGTCATCACGctgaatttgatgatgaataCAACTGCATGATGACGAAAGATAGATAA